A genomic region of Equus caballus isolate H_3958 breed thoroughbred chromosome 1, TB-T2T, whole genome shotgun sequence contains the following coding sequences:
- the CELF6 gene encoding CUGBP Elav-like family member 6 isoform X12 has protein sequence MNRPIQVKPAASEGRGEDRKLFVGMLGKQQGEEDVRRLFQPFGHIEECTVLRSPDGTSKGCAFVKFGSQGEAQAAIQSLHGSRTMAGASSSLVVKLADTDRERALRRMQQMAGQLGAFHPAPLPLGACGAYTTAILQHQAALLAAAQGPGLGPVAAVAAQMQHVAAFSLVAAPLLPAAASSPPGGGPGTLPGLPAPIGVNGFGPLTPQTNGQPGSDTLYSNGLSPYPAQSPGVADPLQQAYAGMHHYAAYPSAYAPVSTAFPQQPSALPQQQREGPEGCNLFIYHLPQEFGDAELIQTFLPFGAVVSAKVFVDRATNQSKCFGFVSFDNPTSAQTAIQAMNGFQIGMKRLKVQLKRPKDANRPY, from the exons ATGAATCGTCCGATCCAAGTGAAGCCGGCTGCCAGTGAGGGCCGAGGAG AGGACCGAAAGCTGTTTGTGGGGATGCTGGGGAAGCAGCAGGGTGAGGAGGACGTCAGACGCCTGTTCCAGCCCTTCGGCCATATCGAGGAGTGCACCGTCTTGCGGAGCCCTGATGGCACCAGTAAAG GCTGTGCCTTTGTGAAGTTTGGGAGTCAGGGGGAAGCTCAGGCGGCCATCCAGAGTCTGCACGGCAGCCGGACCATGGCG GGTGCGTCGTCCAGCCTCGTGGTCAAGCTGGCGGACACAGACCGGGAGCGCGCGCTGCGGCGGATGCAGCAGATGGCGGGCCAGCTGGGCGCCTTCCACCCGGCGCCGCTGCCGCTCGGGGCCTGCGGAGCCTACACCACGGCG ATCCTGCAGCACCAGGCGGCCCTGCTGGCGGCGGCGCAGGGCCCGGGCCTAGGCCCGGTGGCCGCAGTGGCGGCACAGATGCAGCACGTGGCGGCCTTCAGCCTGGTGGCCGCGCCGCTGTTGCCCGCGGCAG CTAGCTCCCCGCCCGGCGGCGGCCCGGGCACGCTTCCTGGTCTTCCGGCGCCCATCGGGGTCAATGGATTCGGCCCCCTGACCCCCCAGACCAACGGACAGCCGGGCTCCGACACTCTCTACAGTAATGGGCTCTCCCCTTACCCAG cccagagTCCCGGCGTGGCTGACCCCCTGCAGCAGGCCTACGCTGGGATGCACCACTACGCAG CCTATCCGTCGGCCTATGCCCCCGTGAGCACAGCTTTCCCCCAGCAGCCTTCAGCCCTGCCCCAGCAGCAAAGAGAAG GCCCCGAAGGCTGTAACCTCTTCATCTATCACCTGCCTCAGGAGTTCGGTGATGCAGAACTCATACAGACATTCCTACCCTTTGGAGCTGTTGTCTCTGCCAAAGTCTTTGTGGATCGAGCCACCAACCAGAGCAAGTGTTTTG GGTTTGTTAGCTTTGACAATCCAACCAGTGCCCAGACAGCTATTCAGGCCATGAATGGCTTTCAAATTGGCATGAAGAGGCTCAAGGTCCAGCTAAAGAGGCCCAAAGATGCCAACCGGCCTTACTGA
- the CELF6 gene encoding CUGBP Elav-like family member 6 isoform X11 translates to MNRPIQVKPAASEGRGEDRKLFVGMLGKQQGEEDVRRLFQPFGHIEECTVLRSPDGTSKGCAFVKFGSQGEAQAAIQSLHGSRTMAGASSSLVVKLADTDRERALRRMQQMAGQLGAFHPAPLPLGACGAYTTAILQHQAALLAAAQGPGLGPVAAVAAQMQHVAAFSLVAAPLLPAAASSPPGGGPGTLPGLPAPIGVNGFGPLTPQTNGQPGSDTLYSNGLSPYPAQSPGVADPLQQAYAGMHHYAAAYPSAYAPVSTAFPQQPSALPQQQREGPEGCNLFIYHLPQEFGDAELIQTFLPFGAVVSAKVFVDRATNQSKCFGFVSFDNPTSAQTAIQAMNGFQIGMKRLKVQLKRPKDANRPY, encoded by the exons ATGAATCGTCCGATCCAAGTGAAGCCGGCTGCCAGTGAGGGCCGAGGAG AGGACCGAAAGCTGTTTGTGGGGATGCTGGGGAAGCAGCAGGGTGAGGAGGACGTCAGACGCCTGTTCCAGCCCTTCGGCCATATCGAGGAGTGCACCGTCTTGCGGAGCCCTGATGGCACCAGTAAAG GCTGTGCCTTTGTGAAGTTTGGGAGTCAGGGGGAAGCTCAGGCGGCCATCCAGAGTCTGCACGGCAGCCGGACCATGGCG GGTGCGTCGTCCAGCCTCGTGGTCAAGCTGGCGGACACAGACCGGGAGCGCGCGCTGCGGCGGATGCAGCAGATGGCGGGCCAGCTGGGCGCCTTCCACCCGGCGCCGCTGCCGCTCGGGGCCTGCGGAGCCTACACCACGGCG ATCCTGCAGCACCAGGCGGCCCTGCTGGCGGCGGCGCAGGGCCCGGGCCTAGGCCCGGTGGCCGCAGTGGCGGCACAGATGCAGCACGTGGCGGCCTTCAGCCTGGTGGCCGCGCCGCTGTTGCCCGCGGCAG CTAGCTCCCCGCCCGGCGGCGGCCCGGGCACGCTTCCTGGTCTTCCGGCGCCCATCGGGGTCAATGGATTCGGCCCCCTGACCCCCCAGACCAACGGACAGCCGGGCTCCGACACTCTCTACAGTAATGGGCTCTCCCCTTACCCAG cccagagTCCCGGCGTGGCTGACCCCCTGCAGCAGGCCTACGCTGGGATGCACCACTACGCAG CAGCCTATCCGTCGGCCTATGCCCCCGTGAGCACAGCTTTCCCCCAGCAGCCTTCAGCCCTGCCCCAGCAGCAAAGAGAAG GCCCCGAAGGCTGTAACCTCTTCATCTATCACCTGCCTCAGGAGTTCGGTGATGCAGAACTCATACAGACATTCCTACCCTTTGGAGCTGTTGTCTCTGCCAAAGTCTTTGTGGATCGAGCCACCAACCAGAGCAAGTGTTTTG GGTTTGTTAGCTTTGACAATCCAACCAGTGCCCAGACAGCTATTCAGGCCATGAATGGCTTTCAAATTGGCATGAAGAGGCTCAAGGTCCAGCTAAAGAGGCCCAAAGATGCCAACCGGCCTTACTGA